One Oharaeibacter diazotrophicus DNA segment encodes these proteins:
- a CDS encoding DUF4239 domain-containing protein: MEAWGLLYSVAVGAVFVAGTILVVLGSYFATRRVIGPGADGDRTIEVAANVAVRVATLHSLILGLVYAQELDDYKGVRSNLVEEAIAISDVFNDARRYGGEATATVQGGLSRYVAVVVDEEWADLGDRRGLSARAWREWETVYDAILNLVPVSERERFLAQRMRDRIAVVARYRQLREAPTKSHFSGLFWAPAIIGLVIVSAAFYVYRPTRTHLVLLGLFGAYSGVILFFIFAFANPYAEPGKLEPRPFQQLLLGDLAVPPPS; the protein is encoded by the coding sequence ATGGAGGCATGGGGCCTGTTGTATTCGGTCGCCGTCGGCGCCGTGTTCGTCGCGGGCACGATCCTCGTCGTGCTCGGCAGCTATTTCGCCACCCGCCGCGTGATCGGACCGGGCGCGGACGGCGATCGGACGATCGAGGTGGCCGCGAACGTCGCCGTGCGGGTCGCGACGCTGCACAGCCTGATCCTCGGGCTGGTCTATGCCCAGGAACTCGACGACTACAAGGGCGTCCGCTCCAACCTCGTCGAAGAGGCGATCGCCATCTCCGACGTCTTCAACGACGCCCGCCGCTACGGTGGCGAGGCGACCGCGACCGTGCAGGGCGGCCTGTCGCGCTACGTCGCCGTCGTCGTCGACGAGGAATGGGCCGACCTCGGCGACCGGCGAGGGTTGTCCGCGCGTGCGTGGCGGGAATGGGAAACCGTCTACGACGCCATTCTGAACCTCGTGCCGGTCTCGGAACGGGAACGCTTCCTCGCCCAGCGGATGCGCGACCGGATCGCGGTCGTCGCCCGATACCGCCAGCTGCGCGAGGCCCCGACCAAGAGCCATTTCTCGGGTCTGTTCTGGGCACCGGCGATCATCGGACTGGTGATCGTCTCGGCGGCCTTCTACGTCTACCGGCCGACACGCACGCACCTCGTGTTGCTCGGTCTGTTCGGGGCCTATTCGGGGGTGATCCTCTTCTTCATCTTCGCCTTCGCCAACCCCTACGCCGAACCGGGCAAGCTCGAACCACGACCGTTCCAGCAGTTGCTCCTCGGCGATCTCGCGGTCCCGCCTCCTTCTTAG